A stretch of Enterobacter cloacae complex sp. ECNIH7 DNA encodes these proteins:
- the malX gene encoding maltose/glucose-specific PTS transporter subunit IIBC, which yields MTAKAAQKISLWEFFQQLGKTFMLPVALLSFCGIMLGIGSSLSSKDVITLIPFLGTPVLQAIFIWMSKVGSFAFSFLPVMFCIAIPLGLARENKGVAAFAGFVGYAVMNLAVNFWLTAKGILPTTDAAVLKANNIQSVIGIQSIDTGILGAVIAGVIIWMLHERFHNIRLPDALAFFGGTRFVPIVTLVVMGLFGLIIPLIWPVFAMGINGIGRIINGAGDFGPMIFGTGERLLLPFGLQHILVALIRFTEAGGTMEVCGHDVSGALTIFQAQLSCPTTHGFSESATRFLSQGKMPAFLGGLPGAALAMYHCARPENRHKIKGLLISGVIACVVGGTTEPIEFLFLFVAPVLYLIHAVLTGLGFTVMAVLGVTIGNTDGNVIDFVVFGILHGLSTKWYLVPVVAAIWFAVYYGIFRFAITRFNLKTPGRDTDTASSVEQAVAGTVGKSGYNTPAILAALGGADNITSLDNCITRLRLSVADMSKVDTNALKANRAIGVVQLNQHNLQVVIGPQVQSVKDELATLMRTVEA from the coding sequence ATGACGGCGAAAGCAGCACAAAAAATATCGCTGTGGGAATTTTTCCAGCAACTGGGTAAAACCTTTATGCTGCCCGTGGCACTCCTCTCGTTCTGCGGGATCATGCTCGGGATCGGCAGCTCGCTGAGCAGTAAAGACGTCATCACGCTGATCCCGTTCCTCGGTACCCCGGTGCTGCAGGCGATCTTCATCTGGATGAGTAAAGTCGGCTCCTTTGCGTTTAGCTTCCTGCCCGTGATGTTCTGTATTGCTATCCCGCTGGGCCTGGCGCGCGAAAATAAAGGCGTCGCGGCGTTTGCCGGGTTTGTGGGTTACGCCGTGATGAACCTGGCGGTTAACTTCTGGCTGACCGCGAAAGGCATTCTGCCGACCACCGACGCCGCCGTGCTGAAAGCCAACAACATTCAGAGCGTGATCGGCATCCAGTCTATTGATACCGGGATCCTCGGGGCAGTGATCGCGGGTGTGATTATCTGGATGCTGCACGAGCGCTTCCACAATATCCGTCTGCCGGATGCCCTGGCCTTCTTCGGCGGTACCCGCTTCGTGCCGATTGTTACCCTGGTGGTGATGGGCCTGTTTGGTCTGATCATTCCGCTGATCTGGCCGGTCTTTGCGATGGGCATCAACGGCATTGGCCGCATCATCAACGGCGCGGGAGATTTCGGTCCGATGATCTTCGGCACCGGCGAGCGTCTGCTCCTGCCGTTTGGCCTGCAGCATATCCTGGTGGCCCTGATTCGCTTCACCGAAGCGGGCGGTACGATGGAGGTATGCGGTCACGACGTGAGCGGCGCGCTGACCATCTTCCAGGCGCAGCTGAGCTGTCCGACCACCCACGGCTTCTCGGAAAGCGCCACCCGCTTCCTGTCTCAGGGTAAAATGCCTGCCTTCCTCGGCGGCCTGCCGGGTGCCGCGCTGGCGATGTACCACTGCGCGCGCCCGGAAAACCGTCATAAAATTAAAGGCCTGCTCATTTCCGGCGTGATCGCCTGCGTCGTGGGCGGAACCACCGAGCCAATCGAATTCCTGTTCCTGTTCGTCGCACCGGTGCTGTACCTCATCCACGCGGTGCTGACCGGTCTGGGCTTTACCGTGATGGCGGTGCTGGGCGTTACCATCGGCAACACCGACGGCAACGTGATCGACTTCGTGGTGTTCGGGATCCTGCACGGCCTGTCCACCAAGTGGTACCTGGTGCCGGTCGTGGCGGCTATCTGGTTTGCGGTTTACTACGGCATCTTCCGCTTCGCCATCACCCGCTTTAACCTGAAAACGCCTGGCCGCGATACCGATACGGCGAGCAGCGTTGAACAGGCGGTTGCCGGGACCGTGGGCAAATCCGGCTACAATACACCGGCCATTCTGGCGGCGCTGGGCGGTGCGGATAACATCACCTCGCTCGATAACTGCATCACCCGCCTGCGTCTGTCGGTGGCGGATATGTCAAAAGTGGATACCAACGCCCTGAAAGCCAACCGGGCCATCGGCGTGGTACAGTTAAATCAGCACAATTTGCAGGTGGTTATCGGCCCGCAGGTCCAGTCGGTGAAGGATGAGCTGGCAACCCTGATGCGAACAGTTGAAGCCTGA
- a CDS encoding Mal regulon transcriptional regulator MalI, giving the protein MAVAKKITINDVALAAGVSVSTVSLVLSGKGRISPATGQRVNEAVEQLGFVRNRQASALRGGQSGVIGLIVRDLTSPFYAELTAGLTEALEAQGRMVFLLHGGREADQLLSRLDMLLNQGVDGVIVAGASGVGSELCERAAEKGVPLVFASRASYLDEADTLRPDNMQAAQMLTEHLIRRGHQRIAWLGGKSSSLTRAERVGGYCATLIKYGLPFHSEWVVECESSQKKAAEAIGALLRSSPTISAVICYNDVIAMGAWFGLIRAGRQSGEGGVETFFGHQVALGAFADVGENALDDLPIVWATTPAREMGYTLADRIMQRIDNTDVQAGHQIVAARLVTVK; this is encoded by the coding sequence ATGGCTGTAGCGAAAAAAATCACCATCAACGATGTCGCGCTGGCGGCGGGCGTTTCCGTCAGCACCGTTTCTCTGGTGCTAAGCGGAAAAGGGCGCATCTCTCCTGCGACCGGTCAGCGGGTTAACGAGGCGGTTGAGCAGCTGGGTTTTGTGCGTAACCGTCAGGCGTCGGCGCTGCGCGGCGGTCAAAGCGGGGTGATTGGCCTGATTGTTCGCGACCTGACGTCACCTTTCTATGCGGAGCTGACCGCCGGGTTAACCGAAGCGCTTGAAGCGCAGGGGCGGATGGTCTTTCTTCTGCACGGCGGTCGCGAGGCCGATCAGCTTCTTTCCCGGCTCGATATGCTGCTGAATCAGGGTGTTGACGGGGTAATCGTCGCCGGAGCGTCGGGCGTGGGCAGCGAGCTGTGCGAGCGCGCCGCCGAAAAAGGCGTGCCGCTGGTGTTTGCTTCGCGCGCCAGCTACCTCGACGAGGCCGATACGCTGCGCCCGGATAACATGCAGGCCGCGCAAATGCTGACCGAGCATCTTATTCGTCGCGGACACCAGCGCATTGCGTGGCTCGGCGGGAAAAGCTCGTCCCTGACCCGCGCCGAGCGGGTCGGCGGCTACTGCGCGACGCTGATTAAATACGGCCTGCCGTTCCACAGCGAATGGGTCGTGGAGTGTGAATCCAGCCAGAAGAAAGCGGCGGAGGCGATAGGCGCGCTGCTGCGCAGCAGTCCGACGATCAGCGCCGTGATTTGCTACAACGATGTGATTGCCATGGGCGCCTGGTTTGGCCTGATCCGCGCCGGGCGTCAGAGCGGCGAGGGCGGGGTGGAAACCTTCTTCGGCCATCAGGTGGCGCTGGGGGCGTTCGCCGACGTCGGTGAAAACGCGCTAGACGATCTGCCGATCGTCTGGGCTACCACCCCTGCGCGGGAGATGGGCTACACGCTGGCGGACAGGATCATGCAGCGCATCGACAACACGGACGTTCAGGCCGGACACCAGATTGTGGCGGCGCGGCTGGTGACGGTGAAATAA
- a CDS encoding LysR family transcriptional regulator, producing the protein MKLEDVEVFVEAVKAGSLAGAARRLSVSAMAASRSLNNLEAELGVRLVHRTTRSLSPTSDGAVFLPHAQALLEDKNNALADLFPEGTHLSGRLRITASAGFGRKIVAPMLTRFMQQHPALQVDLLATDEQVDIVGKGIDVALRIAPLRDNRLVAHRLCHNPRDLCASAAYLAANGYPKSFNDLAAHSCLTTSDTVHWSFEQGEQRYKQKVSGRFSANSIEAIFEACLGGLGIANLSRWYVEPAFREGKLVRIVLEDAHPESLAVWAVYPTSRLIPAKVRKFVEALEAELLLNPLTQPA; encoded by the coding sequence ATGAAACTGGAAGACGTTGAAGTGTTTGTCGAAGCCGTCAAGGCGGGTAGCCTGGCGGGCGCCGCGCGTCGGCTCTCTGTGAGCGCCATGGCGGCATCACGGTCTCTTAATAATCTTGAGGCTGAACTTGGGGTCAGGCTGGTGCACCGCACCACGCGTTCCCTCTCACCCACCAGCGATGGGGCCGTTTTTTTGCCCCATGCGCAGGCGTTGCTGGAAGATAAAAATAACGCGCTGGCCGATCTGTTTCCCGAGGGGACGCACCTTTCCGGACGACTGCGCATTACCGCCTCAGCGGGGTTTGGTCGTAAGATCGTTGCTCCCATGCTGACCCGGTTCATGCAGCAACATCCCGCCCTGCAGGTCGATTTACTCGCCACCGACGAACAGGTTGATATTGTCGGAAAAGGCATAGACGTGGCGTTACGCATTGCGCCGCTGCGCGATAACCGGCTGGTTGCCCATCGCCTGTGTCACAACCCTCGCGATCTCTGCGCCAGCGCTGCGTATCTTGCCGCGAATGGCTATCCAAAATCGTTTAACGATCTGGCGGCACACAGCTGTCTGACCACGTCAGATACCGTCCACTGGTCATTCGAACAGGGTGAACAGCGCTACAAACAAAAGGTGTCGGGCCGATTCTCCGCGAACTCTATTGAGGCCATTTTCGAAGCCTGCCTGGGAGGGTTAGGGATCGCCAATTTATCCCGCTGGTACGTAGAGCCGGCGTTCAGAGAGGGTAAACTCGTGCGGATCGTCCTGGAGGATGCCCACCCGGAATCGCTGGCCGTTTGGGCGGTTTACCCGACCTCCCGGCTGATCCCGGCTAAAGTACGAAAGTTTGTGGAAGCGCTGGAAGCCGAACTGTTGCTCAATCCGCTAACGCAACCCGCCTGA
- a CDS encoding MBL fold metallo-hydrolase yields MKKLKTVLALSGLLLAGTSWADAPAQVKQQVPGYYRLAVGEYEVTALFDGYNDLSPALLHGLSGEKVRELLAQHKIDAERMPTAFNAFLVNTGKHLVMIDSGGGHCMAETAGQLVSNMNASGYRPEQVDTIFLTHLHLDHVCGLSDAEGKALFPNATVYVPQGEADYWLDPAKEASAPANAREYFAIARNALSAYKAAGHLKTFVPPASPVPEVQTAYAIGHTPGSTVYRFASQGTAINFIGDLIHAPAVQFPHPEVSIRFDVDPKKAISSRAQEFNALAKDGEWMAAAHLPFPGIGHITAWQQGYSWNPVNYGPYQRAANVPLLK; encoded by the coding sequence ATGAAAAAGTTGAAAACGGTTCTGGCGCTCAGCGGCCTGCTCCTGGCAGGCACATCGTGGGCAGATGCCCCGGCGCAGGTGAAACAGCAGGTTCCGGGCTATTATCGTCTGGCGGTCGGGGAATATGAGGTGACGGCGCTGTTCGACGGCTATAACGATCTTTCGCCTGCCTTACTACACGGGCTCTCAGGCGAAAAGGTTCGCGAACTGCTGGCTCAACACAAAATTGATGCCGAACGCATGCCTACCGCCTTTAACGCCTTTCTGGTGAATACCGGTAAACACCTGGTCATGATTGACAGCGGGGGTGGCCACTGCATGGCGGAAACGGCCGGCCAGCTGGTCAGCAATATGAATGCATCAGGGTACCGTCCCGAGCAGGTTGATACCATTTTCCTGACCCACCTGCATCTTGACCACGTGTGCGGCCTGAGCGATGCAGAGGGTAAGGCGTTGTTCCCCAATGCCACCGTCTACGTACCGCAGGGGGAGGCCGACTACTGGCTTGATCCCGCAAAAGAAGCGAGCGCGCCGGCTAATGCGAGGGAGTATTTCGCTATCGCCAGGAATGCGCTGTCCGCGTATAAAGCCGCCGGGCACCTTAAAACCTTCGTCCCGCCAGCTTCGCCTGTCCCGGAAGTCCAGACGGCATATGCCATAGGGCATACGCCAGGCAGTACCGTTTATCGCTTCGCGTCGCAGGGGACGGCTATCAACTTCATTGGGGATTTGATTCATGCTCCTGCCGTCCAGTTCCCGCACCCTGAAGTGTCTATTCGCTTTGATGTCGATCCGAAAAAAGCCATCTCATCCAGGGCGCAGGAGTTTAACGCGCTGGCAAAAGACGGTGAGTGGATGGCCGCAGCGCATCTGCCTTTCCCCGGTATTGGGCATATCACCGCCTGGCAGCAGGGCTATAGCTGGAATCCTGTCAATTACGGTCCTTATCAACGTGCGGCCAACGTGCCTCTGCTGAAATAA
- a CDS encoding alpha/beta fold hydrolase, which produces MKSYTVTANGIRQFVVEEGEGAPVILLHGFPETNYAWRYQIPVLSRHYRVIAPDLRGYGETDKPASGYDKRNMARDIRELMRVLGLQKVVLVGHDRGARVATRFAKDYPELVDRLVVMDNVPTRIVARDLNASIARAYWFFLFHLVPDLPEALIAGREHIWLRHFFSDWTYNPSTISGEAFDTYVRAYQAPGAVRGAMADYRANAEDVAQDMADAEVKITCPVMSLWGNDFHAVGKLFDMESVWAEMADNLRAQGIDECGHLPQEEQPEKVNALLLDFLAGWKS; this is translated from the coding sequence ATGAAAAGTTACACCGTAACGGCAAACGGTATTCGTCAGTTTGTGGTCGAAGAGGGTGAAGGTGCACCGGTTATTCTCCTGCATGGTTTTCCTGAAACAAACTATGCCTGGCGCTACCAGATACCCGTACTGTCCCGGCACTACCGCGTGATTGCACCGGATTTACGCGGGTATGGCGAAACGGATAAACCTGCTTCTGGCTATGATAAGCGCAACATGGCGCGGGACATCCGGGAGCTGATGCGTGTCCTGGGTTTACAGAAAGTGGTGCTGGTGGGGCACGATCGCGGGGCGCGCGTCGCGACGCGGTTTGCAAAAGATTACCCTGAGCTGGTGGATCGACTGGTGGTGATGGATAACGTGCCAACGCGTATTGTGGCGCGCGATCTGAATGCGTCGATTGCGCGTGCGTACTGGTTCTTCCTGTTTCATCTTGTGCCAGACCTGCCGGAAGCGCTGATTGCGGGTCGGGAGCATATCTGGCTGCGCCACTTTTTCTCGGACTGGACCTACAATCCGTCGACCATCAGCGGCGAGGCGTTTGATACCTATGTTAGGGCGTATCAGGCGCCGGGTGCGGTGCGTGGCGCAATGGCTGACTATCGTGCCAACGCAGAGGATGTGGCGCAGGATATGGCTGACGCTGAGGTGAAAATCACCTGCCCGGTAATGTCGCTGTGGGGTAATGATTTTCATGCGGTCGGCAAGCTTTTCGATATGGAAAGCGTCTGGGCCGAAATGGCGGATAACCTGCGGGCGCAGGGGATTGATGAGTGCGGCCATCTGCCGCAGGAGGAGCAGCCAGAGAAAGTGAACGCGCTTCTGCTGGATTTCCTGGCGGGATGGAAAAGTTAG
- a CDS encoding YdgA family protein: MKKSVVAVGVIVALGVVWTGASWFTGKQLEGRLAEMVAQANGEIKRSAPEAGLELSYQNYHRGVFTSRMQLVVKPVAGAENGWLKPGQSVVLDEVVSHGPLPLAQLKSFNLIPSMASVHTVLVNNDVTKPLFDLAKNESPFDINTRISYAGDTSSNIALKALNYEKENEKVAFSGGHFKLDADRDGNVFSLTGEAESGLVNAVNEYNQKVQLTFNNLKADGNSRMTDFQERIGDQKLSLDKVAIAVEGKEMAVLEGMDVNGKSDVSKDGKSINTQLDYTLKSLKVQNQDLGTGKLSLKIGNIDGQAWHEFSQKYSKESQALLTDAALQQNPEVYQQQAMAVLFNNLPVLLKGEPVITVAPLSWKNSKGETSFNLSLFLKDPATATGAPQTLAQEVDRSVKSLDSKLTIPMDMATEFMTQIAKLEGYGDEDAGKLANQQVKGLAAMGQMFRITKVENNTISTSLQYANGQVTLNGDKMPLEEFVGMFGMPTLGMPEPAEPAAPQQ, encoded by the coding sequence ATGAAAAAATCGGTCGTAGCGGTTGGAGTGATTGTAGCGTTAGGCGTGGTCTGGACGGGTGCCTCCTGGTTTACCGGGAAACAGCTGGAAGGCCGTCTGGCTGAGATGGTGGCGCAAGCTAACGGAGAGATTAAGCGCAGCGCGCCGGAGGCGGGCCTTGAGCTGAGCTACCAGAATTATCATCGCGGCGTGTTTACCAGCCGTATGCAGCTGGTGGTGAAGCCGGTTGCCGGTGCTGAAAACGGCTGGCTGAAACCGGGCCAGAGCGTGGTGCTGGATGAGGTGGTGAGCCACGGTCCGCTGCCGCTGGCGCAGCTGAAGTCCTTTAACCTGATCCCGTCGATGGCGTCCGTTCATACCGTGCTGGTGAATAACGACGTCACCAAACCGCTGTTTGACCTGGCGAAGAATGAATCGCCTTTCGACATTAATACCCGAATTAGCTATGCCGGTGACACGAGTTCCAATATTGCCCTGAAAGCGCTGAACTACGAGAAAGAGAATGAGAAAGTCGCCTTTAGCGGCGGCCACTTCAAACTCGATGCCGACCGCGACGGAAATGTGTTCTCCCTGACGGGTGAAGCGGAAAGCGGCCTGGTCAATGCCGTGAACGAATATAACCAAAAGGTTCAGCTCACCTTCAACAACCTGAAAGCCGACGGCAACAGCCGAATGACCGATTTCCAGGAGCGTATCGGCGATCAGAAACTCTCTCTCGACAAGGTAGCCATTGCGGTTGAAGGAAAAGAGATGGCCGTGCTGGAAGGCATGGACGTCAACGGCAAATCCGACGTTTCCAAAGACGGTAAAAGCATCAACACGCAGCTGGATTACACGCTGAAGAGCCTGAAGGTGCAGAATCAGGATCTGGGCACCGGCAAGCTGTCGCTGAAGATCGGCAATATCGACGGTCAGGCGTGGCACGAGTTTAGCCAGAAATACAGCAAAGAGAGCCAGGCGCTGCTGACCGATGCCGCACTCCAGCAGAACCCTGAGGTGTATCAGCAGCAGGCGATGGCGGTACTGTTCAACAACCTGCCTGTCCTGCTGAAAGGCGAGCCGGTGATCACCGTTGCGCCGCTGAGCTGGAAAAACAGCAAAGGCGAAACCAGCTTTAACCTGTCGCTGTTCCTGAAAGATCCGGCAACCGCAACGGGTGCACCGCAGACGCTGGCGCAGGAAGTGGATCGCAGCGTGAAGTCGCTCGACAGCAAGCTGACCATCCCGATGGATATGGCGACCGAGTTTATGACCCAGATTGCGAAGCTGGAAGGCTACGGCGATGAAGACGCCGGCAAGCTGGCGAACCAGCAGGTGAAAGGTCTGGCGGCCATGGGCCAGATGTTCCGCATCACCAAAGTGGAAAACAACACGATCTCCACCAGCCTGCAGTACGCCAACGGCCAGGTAACGCTCAACGGCGACAAGATGCCGCTGGAAGAGTTCGTCGGCATGTTTGGTATGCCGACGCTGGGGATGCCGGAACCGGCTGAACCGGCAGCGCCGCAGCAGTAA
- the manA gene encoding mannose-6-phosphate isomerase produces MQKLINSVQNYAWGSKTALTDLYGIANPNNLPMAELWMGAHPKSSSKIEDASGQVRSLRDVIDADKAALLGDKVAHRFGELPFLFKVLCADQPLSIQVHPNKKASEIGFAKENAAGIPLDAAERNYKDPNHKPELVFALTPFLAMNAFREFSEIVSLLQPVAGAHKAIAHFLENPNADALSQLFASLLNMQGEEKSHALAVLKAALGSQQGEPWETIRLISEFYPDDSGLFSPLLLNVVKLNPGEAMFLFAETPHAYLQGVALEVMANSDNVLRAGLTPKYIDIPELVANVKFVAKPAAELLTQPVKNGAELDFPIPVEDFAFSLHDLSQAETAIAQESAAILFCAEGEATLRKGEQRLVLKPGESAFVPANESPVSVSGTGRLARVFNKL; encoded by the coding sequence ATGCAAAAACTCATTAACTCAGTGCAAAACTACGCCTGGGGAAGTAAAACTGCGTTAACGGATCTCTACGGTATCGCGAACCCGAACAACCTGCCGATGGCAGAACTGTGGATGGGGGCACACCCGAAGAGCAGCTCAAAAATTGAAGACGCCAGCGGCCAGGTACGCAGCCTGCGTGACGTGATTGATGCCGATAAAGCCGCGCTGCTGGGCGACAAGGTGGCTCATCGCTTCGGCGAACTGCCGTTCCTGTTCAAGGTGCTGTGCGCCGACCAGCCGCTCTCCATCCAGGTTCACCCAAACAAGAAAGCCTCTGAAATCGGTTTTGCGAAAGAGAACGCGGCGGGTATTCCGTTGGACGCCGCCGAGCGTAACTACAAAGATCCTAACCACAAGCCGGAGCTGGTGTTCGCGCTGACGCCGTTCCTGGCGATGAACGCGTTCCGCGAGTTTTCAGAGATCGTTTCCCTGCTGCAACCGGTCGCGGGTGCCCACAAGGCTATCGCCCACTTCCTTGAAAACCCGAACGCGGACGCGCTGAGCCAGCTGTTTGCCAGCCTGCTGAATATGCAGGGTGAAGAGAAATCCCACGCGCTGGCGGTACTGAAAGCGGCTCTGGGCAGCCAGCAGGGTGAACCGTGGGAGACTATCCGTCTGATCTCCGAATTCTACCCGGACGACAGCGGCCTGTTCTCCCCTCTGCTGCTGAACGTGGTGAAGCTGAACCCGGGCGAAGCGATGTTCCTGTTTGCCGAAACCCCGCACGCCTACCTACAGGGCGTGGCGCTGGAGGTAATGGCCAACTCCGATAATGTGCTGCGCGCGGGCCTGACGCCGAAATACATCGATATTCCTGAGCTGGTTGCCAACGTGAAGTTTGTGGCGAAACCTGCCGCGGAGCTGCTGACTCAGCCGGTGAAAAACGGCGCAGAGCTGGACTTCCCGATTCCGGTTGAAGATTTTGCTTTCTCCCTGCACGACCTGAGCCAGGCCGAAACCGCCATCGCGCAGGAAAGCGCGGCGATTCTGTTCTGCGCCGAGGGCGAAGCAACGCTGCGCAAAGGCGAACAGCGTCTGGTGCTTAAGCCCGGTGAGTCAGCATTTGTTCCAGCCAATGAGTCTCCGGTCAGCGTAAGCGGCACCGGTCGTCTGGCGCGCGTTTTCAATAAGCTTTAA
- the fumA gene encoding class I fumarate hydratase FumA produces the protein MSNKPFHYQDPFPLSKDRTEYYLLTRDHVSVSEFEGQEILKVDPQALTLLAQHAFHDASFMLRPAHQQQVADILSDPQASENDKYVALQFLRNSDIAAKGILPTCQDTGTAIIVGKKGQRVWTGGGDEAALAHGVYNTYTEDNLRYSQNAALDMYKEVNTGTNLPAQIDLYSVDGDEYKFLCIAKGGGSANKTYLYQETKALLTPGKLKNYLVEKMRTLGTAACPPYHIAFVIGGTSAESTLKTVKLASTKYYDGLPTEGNEHGQAFRDVQLEQELLEEARNLGLGAQFGGKYFAHDVRVIRLPRHGASCPVGMGVSCSADRNIKAKINREGVWIEKLENNPGKYIPEELRKAGEGEAVRVDLNRPMKEILAQLSQYPVSTRLSLNGTIIVGRDIAHAKLKERLDNGEGLPQYIKDHPIYYAGPAKTPEGYASGSLGPTTAGRMDSYVDQLQANGGSMIMLAKGNRSQQVTDACHKHGGFYLGSIGGPAAVLAQGSIKSLECVEYPELGMEAIWKIEVEDFPAFILVDDKGNDFFKQIQSSQCSACVK, from the coding sequence ATGTCGAATAAACCCTTCCATTATCAGGATCCTTTCCCCCTCAGTAAGGATCGGACCGAGTATTACCTGTTAACCCGCGATCACGTCTCCGTCTCTGAGTTTGAAGGACAAGAGATCCTTAAGGTGGATCCGCAGGCGCTGACGCTGCTGGCGCAGCACGCTTTCCACGACGCCTCGTTTATGCTGCGTCCTGCGCACCAGCAGCAGGTTGCCGATATCCTGAGCGACCCGCAGGCCAGCGAAAACGATAAATACGTTGCCCTGCAGTTCCTGCGTAACTCAGACATCGCCGCGAAAGGTATTCTGCCTACCTGTCAGGACACCGGCACGGCGATCATCGTCGGTAAAAAAGGCCAGCGCGTCTGGACCGGCGGCGGTGACGAAGCGGCCCTGGCGCACGGCGTCTACAACACGTACACCGAAGATAACCTGCGCTATTCGCAAAACGCGGCGCTGGATATGTATAAAGAGGTCAACACCGGCACCAACCTGCCAGCACAGATCGATCTCTACAGCGTCGACGGTGACGAGTACAAATTCCTCTGCATCGCCAAAGGCGGCGGTTCAGCCAACAAAACCTATCTCTACCAGGAAACCAAGGCGCTGCTCACCCCGGGCAAGCTGAAGAACTACCTGGTTGAAAAGATGCGCACCCTCGGCACCGCGGCGTGCCCGCCGTACCATATCGCGTTTGTGATTGGCGGTACGTCGGCGGAAAGCACGCTGAAAACCGTCAAGCTGGCCTCAACCAAATACTACGACGGCCTGCCTACCGAAGGTAACGAGCACGGCCAGGCGTTCCGCGACGTGCAGCTTGAGCAGGAACTGCTGGAAGAGGCGCGCAATCTGGGCCTCGGCGCGCAGTTTGGCGGCAAATACTTTGCCCACGACGTGCGCGTGATCCGTCTGCCGCGTCACGGCGCCTCCTGTCCGGTCGGGATGGGCGTGTCCTGCTCTGCGGATCGCAACATCAAGGCGAAGATTAACCGCGAAGGCGTGTGGATCGAAAAACTGGAAAACAACCCGGGCAAATACATTCCGGAAGAGCTGCGCAAAGCGGGTGAGGGTGAAGCGGTTCGCGTTGACCTGAACCGTCCGATGAAAGAGATTCTGGCGCAGCTTTCGCAGTATCCGGTCTCGACCCGTCTCTCCCTGAACGGAACGATCATCGTGGGCCGCGACATCGCGCACGCGAAGCTGAAAGAGCGTCTGGACAACGGCGAAGGGCTGCCGCAGTACATTAAAGATCACCCGATCTACTACGCCGGCCCGGCGAAAACGCCTGAAGGCTACGCGTCCGGCTCGTTAGGCCCAACCACCGCAGGGCGCATGGACTCGTACGTTGACCAGCTGCAGGCCAACGGCGGCAGCATGATCATGCTCGCGAAAGGCAACCGCAGCCAGCAGGTGACGGACGCCTGCCACAAGCACGGCGGCTTCTACCTCGGCAGCATCGGCGGCCCGGCTGCGGTTCTGGCGCAGGGCAGCATTAAGAGCCTGGAGTGCGTGGAGTACCCGGAACTGGGTATGGAAGCGATCTGGAAAATTGAAGTGGAAGACTTCCCGGCGTTTATCCTGGTGGATGACAAAGGCAACGACTTCTTCAAGCAGATCCAGTCGTCCCAGTGTTCGGCGTGCGTGAAGTAA